The following nucleotide sequence is from Psilocybe cubensis strain MGC-MH-2018 chromosome 13, whole genome shotgun sequence.
CCCCAACGTATCTCTTGCGTTGTTTCTAATTGGAGTACTTGGTCCGGTGCGATTTGTGCTTTACTGTATCGCACAATTGGTTGGAGGAATTGCCGCGGCTGCGATTGTCAGGTCGTTGACCTCTGCACCTTTGGGCGTCAAGTGAGTGCCCGTCTTATACCAAATGAAGCGTAATGGTCTGAGTCACACTGACTTATTCTCTCCAGTACATCTCTGACTCCCCAAATCAACAGTGCACAAGGCGTTTTTATAGAAATGTTCATTACAGCCGCACTCGTCATAGCTGTGTTGATGTTAGCAGCTGAAAAGCACGAAGCTACCCCCTTTGCTCCAGTGCGTTCTACTCCAAAAGTAACGCCGGGAATCTGAATTTCTTATACGCAAATTACATCGACTCAGGTTGGTATTGGCCTAACATTGTTCGCGTGCCATCTGTACGTTAATGCACTAATGTAATCTTGGCGGATTCATTCACCTTACCTAGCTTTGCCGTTTATTATACGGGTGCTTCCATGAATACAGCAAGATCATTTGGACCCGCCGTCGTATCCGGTTTTCCGGTCCCAAATCATTGGATAGTAAGGGGTTTCATTTTATTTATCACTAGAATCCTAGTGCCGatcttttctttgttttagTATTGGCTGGGGCCTTTTCTAGGATCGATTCTTGGGACAGGCATTTACGCATTACTGAAGCAGTAAGCAGTTTTACATGGTTCCTGTAATAAGTATAGATATTGAAAAATGTACTAGCTACCATTATTGGGACCTTACTCCCCATCAAGCTACAGGAGACTTTGAGAAATCCCCAGATGATCCTGTCGAAGGGGCTAAGCGAGCGCTGACGGGTAAGGAAAACAGGGATGATGTTCAACGAGACGGAGCAAGTGAGGGTACAAGTGGATTTGGAAATGAGGAAAGGGTGTAATCGCACACTTGTTGCAAGATAATGAACGAAATAGTCTAGCTGATGACAGGGCTAACAAGAGTCTTTAAACAAGCTAGTAGAATAATATGAGAAAAGTAGTCTCTACGTGAAATGCCTTAGCGAAGTTTCCACAATTTCTCCAATGGAAATAATGGCTTCCTCTTCCATATTTCGCCCTATTAACTGGATGGAAATCGGAGCGTCTCTGAATTTCTCGACTTCATCTGTATTAAATATGAGTAACCATAATAAAATAAGATATTCAAATCTTACAAAACTCATAATTGGCCTTGTCCTGCTCTGTAAAGAATGTATGGGGCAGCTTCTTGACATCCAAAGCCGCATCAACCGAGAGGCCAGTGGGAATAGCAAGTGAGGTATAATCAAGTGCATTCCATATCATGGTATAGCTTGGGGTCCTAAGTTACTTCAGCATCACAAATTATGGCAGAAGGCCGGAAAATTTCTCACTTTGCCATTCCATGCGGGGGAGCGACATGCGCCGCACATGGAGAGATGATGACATCGACAGGTCGTCCCGTTCCAGTATATGCAGCAGTAGAGTTCCAATGGTCCAAATACTCCTGTCTCAGCTCTGTACGTCGTCGTTGTACCTGCCATAGCTGATACGCGGTGACAGATTCAGCTTTGACAAATGGTCGTACAGCCGGCCCTGAGAACGGCGCGCGCTCAGCGGTGGTGCTCATGTTCTGGATGAGCGGCTCCCCAGAAGGGAGAACGGAGGTGTGATAGTCCTCGTATGCGCCCGCGGCCCAAATGTCTACCTGGTAAATACTTCAGTAAGGTAGAAAGAATTGAATTTTTGACAGAGCCATACTAAAGTTTTATAAATCTCGCCGTGCTTCAGAGGCTTCCAGTCGATTACTACAAATCCATTACTTAATCAGTTGTAGCTCATTGCTAAACACGTAGAGTCGCAGTACTCACCATTATGCCCTGCACGTATTAAAACTGATTTCGTGGTTTCGAGTGCCCTGATAATAGGAGGGTGAGGAAGCTCGACTCCATCATGCCAAAGGATAGCAAAACATAGTCGACCACCGCGTCCATGGTCAGAAAGTTGATACTCTTCGTCATTCCAAGGTTTCCGAATCACCAGCGGGTCTTTCAGCCATGCCATCTGACTAGACACCGCTTCCATAAATATTTTTATCCCAGATAAACTGTTCGATAGAGGTCCCAGAACTGATAGAACCGAGTCCTGGCCTTCAGAGGTGTTGACACATCCGGCGTAGGGGACTCGTCTTTGTGAAGGACTTAAACCATATAAGCCATTGAATGCAGCAGGGATTCTGATAGATCTGTGCGAGACTAAATAAATGGACCAAACAAATAATCTGTCAAGCATACCCTGCTATATCTGAACCTACGCCTTCAGTGGTTTTCAAACGTGAGAATTATGCTGATAACACAGAACCGAGCTACTTAGTACCTAAGGGGCTACCTCTCAAGGCTAAATCTTATATTAGACGTATGAAGGAAGTTAAAATCATACGAGTAACTTTCCTATAAGAGCGGCTTCGCCTCCAGATGAGCCACCAGCAGTGAGTGAACGGTTATGCGGATTGAGAGTTCGCCCGAATACGTGGTTAAAAGTTTCGATCCACTGTTTGATTACAAGATCAAATATAATGCAATAAGTCAAGAGGACTGAAAATCTTACCATAAGAGTTTGCGGAACATTGGTTTTTACATACAAAACGGCACCGCATGCTTCAAGAATATCAGCCAGAACAGCATTTCTATCCGCAAATTTGCCAATCCATGAGACATATCCTTTCGAGGAATGACGGGGAAAAATTAGGAGGACCAACGGCCTCATAAGAAAATATGGAAGCATACCCAACGTCGACTCTAATCCCTTGATATTGACTTGATCCTTCAAAGAGATAGGTAGCCCTTGAATACTTAATGAGGTTCACCACGAGAAAAAGTAATTCAATAAATTACCATGAAGCGGACCAACAACCCTCCCTGTCCTTTTCAAATGGTCGTCCAGTTCAGCAGCCCGAGCTACTGCGCGTTCGATGAAAATTTCCGTAAGGCAGTTCACCTGCTCGCCGCAAAAACAGGCCAATCTTAGTGATCAGTTCAATCGGGACGACCAGACTGAACAAGGAACATACCAGCTGATGCGCAATAATGGCTCTCTTTGAAAATGCTATCGTGACTTCGACGGCTGTCCACTTGCCAGTTGCCAACTTTTCAAGCAGAGCATCAACGTCAGAATTAGTAATCTCTACTTCCTTCGCATCGAGCAGGCCACTCTTCTCAGGAAAGTCCATCACATTTAGTGTGTCTTTCGATGGCAGGTTTGTTAGGATCCATTCCTTTGGAATCGAGGCTGTCTGACGTTTCTTCTTTTCGTCGACTAGTTCTGTCCAGTGCTTTGACGCCATATCTTGTAGGTATGCGCTGTACTGTATGATAGAGAATAAAGGCCTTGCATTTGCTGCTTAAATAGCCAAAAAACAGCCTCGATGACAGATCAAAAAATCCGGCTATGAAAAGTCTGCGCGAGTCTCTGGACGTAGCATCTAAACATCATAGGATCCCCACTGCTTGTGAACCCTTCCTAACCAGAAACAGGTCAACGAACTAATGAAAAAGGTAAACAAGTACTTGTGTGTCGTGATCCTCGAAGCTTATCCAATGCGACGATCGCAAATTACTTGGAATGGTATACTGCGTTTGTCATGTTGGGCAAAACACGAATCTTCCCGAGGCCATCCCCGAGTCCGGAGCCTAAAACATTCCTCAATCGAATTTTGTGTTACATGCTAACTCCAGCCGATACGGGAGCTTTTCCAGTGAAATTTTTGTATCAATGCGGCGCATGACATTATGCGTAGTGGGAGCCAAGAACAAGTAAGGTGCTATCGTTGAAAATCACCGTTTATTAACACTCAAACTGTGCACAGTAAGATGTGGAAAGATCATAACTAGGGaaaatacattcaatcaGTAGGCGTCATAAACAAGCATCGTTAAAGAGGAAAAGACTACATGCAAGAAAATCGGGTTTGAGGTTACGGATTCAAGAAATGAAAAGATATGAAGCAACGTTACTGCAAATGAAGATCGTTCGTATCTCGTTGGCGATATTGGGAGGTTACTCTTCAGCGCCAGGGTATCATGAAGTTACAAGTAATGGGCCGTTCCACCTCGCCTTCTGATCACTTCTTCTCCTTGTCTTGGTCGAAAAACGCAACAAGCTGACCAATGGGAACCTTCCCAACAGGTTTAGGCATAGCAATAGGCTTCATCAACGAATCTCTGCTCTGCTTCCTCAACACCAGCGGGTCCACAAATTTGCCGCTTCCTGCCCCTAACCCGCTCACCATCCCATCACCCGTCCCACCGCCGTTCCCTGCACCGTGGGCTAGGGTCCCCGCGCCTGTGTTCAGTCGCTCCGTCGACTTGGACCGCGTGCGCAGTGGCGCGACGGACGGCGGGGCGAGCGCAGCAGTTGGAGTCGTCCCACTTGCACCGGGAATACTCGAGAACCCATAAGCAGACTGCGCGCGAAGCCGCCTGTTCGAGAGCGGTGACGGGGATGACGACGTCACTGATTTGTAATCGCCCTTGCCCTGCCCACCTGtagcgttggcgttggcgttggcgttaGCAGAGGCCAATTTGGCGGCGGCAGATTTCCCAATAGTTTCCCCTCCAAATTCattctcttcatcgtcatcatcgtcatcatcagtAGAGGACTTCAAAGCGGACTTCGGGGTACTGACGCGCCTGGGCTGCTGTTGGGGCTCCGAGGCGTTGGATGATAGATCGTCTGGTGGTGCAACAATAGGTCCGCCCAGAGCCACAGTGTACCGTTTTCGCGGTGTCGGGCTCACACTGGTCTGTCGTTTACCGGATGCCTTGGGAGGCGGCAGACCGCTACTCCCTGCATTCGAGTTGGTGGTTGCAGAGGGCGATGGACTCACTGCTCCCGCGCTTGAAGTGGGGTTGGCGGACATCGGAGTAGGTGACATCGTTCGTCCATAAGACGAAGTTGAGGAAAACGATGTAGTGGAAATGTTGGTGGATGCTGCTGAATACAGACTAGTACTGGTCGCAGGGAGCCCGGAGATTGCCAAGCCTTGAGAACGGCGGCGCGCTGCGTTGATCGAGCTGGGAGGGGAATTAGGAGGAGAGAAAGCATCGGGCGGCGAGGTGTAGTCGCCTTGTGGGTATGGCAGCCGTGTACCGGAAGGTGTCTTTGTCGATGCCAGAGGTGGACTGGTGGATTCTAGAGCAGACGCAGATATACGGCGATGGTGTGGGGTGGTGGGTAAGGAGGAGCCAGTATGTTGCTGTTCCACAATGACGGAAGATGTCGTCGGAAGTGGAGGAGAAACAGAGGCCTGCTGAGTTATGGGACCTGATGACAACCTCGAAGGCGCGGTCGCAAGTTTGGCCATCTCGCGTCCCAGTTCACCTACACGGCCTTGGAGCTCTGTCATTCCTTCCCTGATCTCCTGGAGTTCATGAGACACCCCGGTAGGCGCCTCTTtctgattttctttttcaaccAACCATTTCTCCACATCATTCATTCGCTCTTCGAGGGCGCGAACGTGTCCGACAGTCCATTTTTCTAGCTTTTCAAATCGTTTTGCTATGGCTAGAAGCGTTCCAGGCATGTCTACTGCACCCTGAGGATTAAATTGGACATAAAGAGGGGGCGCCTCCCGCGAAGGGGACGCGGAGATACTGTCCGCAGAGCGCATAGGCGAAGGTGTGAGATTTGGAGGCATGTTCGAGAGACTGGGACGTGAAGGAGTGGGCGATtggggagaagaaggaacCGGCTTTCTCTGAGGAGGGGCCACGGGTATATTGAGGTTTGAGTAGGCAGGGTCACTAAACTTTCTCGATGCATTAGATGGCCaatccttttccttttctttatccttttccttttccttctccttttctttgcctttgagATTCTTCTTATTGTCCTTCTCCCGCGCCTTGGCATCCTGAATAACCTGTTGAGCGGGCGTAAGGGGCTCCTTTGTCGGTGTCAGCTTGTTCTTTGCCGCTGTCCACCAATTGCTCTCCTTCTGCGAATTTGAGGGCGATGGCGGATTCGGGGTGCTCTGTGAACGTGAAGGGGGAGGTGGCAATGATTTTGCCGTCTCCATCATTGCCAGAACGCGTTCTTCGACGAGCTTGCGCTGCTGTGCCTCACGCGTAAGAATCGCCTCTGCCTCCCGTCGACTCCGGTCGCGTTCTCTCTCGGCCTCTGCTTCTAGCTCTGCATCACTGGGTAAAGGAGATTTCGGCCCAATTCCTCCTACGAAGTGGTTCATCCGTTGAACAAAGCTGGCAGCCAGATGCGAGACGGATGAGGCCGGGGATGGAGACCTATGCCATTTGGCtgggtcgtcgtcgtcgtcgtcgtcgtctgagCCATCGTCTGAGCCGTTAGGGTCTATTCCCGTTGAAGTGTCCATGATAAACCCCTGACGAAGGGGCGACGGTGGACGCGGTGAGGTCCTGCGCGCTCCTTCAGGCTGCATGCATAACGAATGTAATTCAGCTGCCTGATCAGAGGTGATCCATTGATCGTACTCACCAATGCCAGGGATCCTACAGGCGAGGTCATTCTTCTCTGCTGCTTTATTCCATCTGCAGATCCCTGTCCCGGTGGCTGCAGATTGTTGCTCGAAGACTGAGTCGAACGATGAGACGGTGAGCTCGCCATCCTGCTATCCCGCTTTCATCATAGTACACGCAATTAGTTGGCAAGTTCACAAATTTGGACGTCTTCACTTACTAGCTATTAGTTGTTTCTATACTCGGTGGACCGTTCCCGCATCCAATGCTGGATATACCTACCTTTGACGGTCCCCTAGGAAGGTGAACTTGATGTGTGCGCTCTCAGCCTCTCCAGCCCATGTTTGGTCCTCCCGTTGTCAGCTTTGGCTTGTAACAATAAACAATGACCACTAGTTTTGAAGCTCCGAATCAACATTACATTGCCGTGGCCGGAACAACTTTTCTAGAACCTTTCTCAAATGTCTCTCGGCGAAGCAACGAGTTCTCATAGCATATTGGTACCCCCTTTCTCGATATTTCTAGAGGTTTTCTGACTTACGCGTTAGTAATCAAGTAATTCTGATATCAATGTTACTAGAAGCCTCGTGAAAGGTGCTCTGTAGGGTATATATGCGACGAATGAACCCCTCTCGAAGGCATCAGAACAATCCTCAGTCACCATAAACCAAATGTCGAGCGTTTTCTTCTACGAACCTTTCTACGACTTTGACCGCTTCTTTGACGAGGCCTTCTCATCTCGCCAAGGAAACTCACGAAACCAAGTACAACAACGAAATTCTAACGGTCAGTCTGGTATCGTGCGGTCCTTCAAGCCAAGGTAAGGTCTCGGTCAACAGCAAATTGTATTGTTATCtgactttcttttctagAATGGATCTTCATGAAGACTCCGAGAAGAATCTTGTCACTGCGACGTTTGAGCTTCCCGGACTCGTCAAAGAGAACGTGAACATCGACGTTCACGATAATCGCCTCACTGTCGCTGCCGAGTCTAAGCAGGCCAGCGAGTATCAAGAAAACGGCTATGCCGTCCGCGAAAGACAGTACGGAAAGTTTTCGCGTACCCTGCAGCTCCCCAAGGGAATAAAGGTTGGTAATTTTATACGCAATTTTTGAATTGGGGGACTCACGTTTCATGATTACAGAGCGAGGAAATAAAGGCAAATATGGAGAACGGTATCCTTACCGTCACTTTCCCAAAGTCGTCGCCCGAGCTGGCCCCAAAGAAAATCACTATTGCATAGGAACAATCTTAAATCCTTCACTATTTTTGTTGGAGGGTACCTATAATTGTATTATAAACTTGTATCCAATTGTAATATAACGTCGCATATATATTTTAATCCAATACAAATTTATAATCAAAATCGATTATGGTTGAAACTACACAATTTGATTACACCCGTTGCTCACTTCCAAACCCACTAGTGGATTTACTTGCCACGTCTTGTTCAATATCTTCACTCTTTCTTTTACCTGTCAGCACTCGTTTAACCTCTTTAACGGGATCGCCCGGCGATTTTTCAAAGTCCCGTGTAGCTTGGTGTGGAACAAGATTCCAATAGCGGTAGCTATCATAGTCACTTGTCTTTAGAACTGATGCAGAAATCTGACAACATTGCTTACTGCTTCAATATTGCGTAAATGGACGCCCCGAGAAGTGATCCTAGAAAAGGACCAAGCCAGTACTGAAATAAAGGAATGATTCATGCATGAGATCCTCAATAATAACTGAAATTACTTACAACCCAATGATTTGGGACTGGAAAGCCAGACACGACGGCTGGTCCAAACGATCTTGCTGTATTCATGGCAGCACCCGTGTAGTAAACGGCAAATCTGATAGGATGGTAGGGTCGGCATGAATCATAGATATCAGGTTCGTAAATAAAGCGCACAGATGGCACGCGAACATCGTTAATCCAATGCCAACCTGTGTAAATATAATCTCAGTGAGAATCATTACTCGAGTTCCAGTAGCCGATTTAAGACGTACCGGTGCGAAAGGGGTAGCATGGTGCTTTTCTGCTGCCAGCATCAATACAGCAATGACGAGTGCCGCTGTGATAAACATCTCTATAAAAACGCCTTGGGCACGATTTATTCCTGGAGCTAGAAATGTACTGTATATAATATCACAGTGTAACCATACCTTCCATATAGTAGTAGGAGCATAAACTCACTTTACGCCTAATGGTGCTGCAGTCAATGATCGAACAATGGCCGCCGCCGCGATCCCTCCAACCATTTGTGCAATACAATAAAGCACAAATCGTACCGGACCAAGTCCTCCGACTAGGAACAACGCCAGAGATACATTGGGGTTAAACAAACCGCCAGTCACTCTGAAGAACAACCACGCGGATACAAGCAAACTTAGGCCCATACATGTTGCGACGTACATGACATGGTTAACCCCCGTTGATGGTGTGTTATCTGTGGCGCTttctgctgttgctgcttgAATGCCCCCCAAGCCAAAAAGTAAAAAGAAGACGGTCCCAACGAATTCAAATGCGGCCGCCTCTGCGTCCTCTCCAAGGTTTTCAAATAATGAGGACCGCTGGAAATCCTTCCGCATTGTATGTAAAGCAGAGTTTGAATCGTTATGTATGTAAAGTGGATTGTTGGAATGAAGTCGTATCTGAAGTTCAAATATCCCTTTCACTTCACTAATTTATACTAAAAGGAACCGAATAGCAGAAGCGAGATCTCCACAATAACTCAAAAAATATGGAGCTCTAGCAACACGAGTTTCAATGCAGCTCGGATTGTTAATGAAAGTTTCATAACTGTATCACCAACATGGCTTTATATGACGCAAAATATTTCTCCAACCGTTGATAAAGGCGTCATAAGGTGATGCGGTGCTCCATCAGCGAGGCTGGACGCCAACCTGATTCATGGTCGGCTTCGCTACAGGCGCTTATCAGACTTGATGTTCGCAATAGCACGACTGTCCACTAACACTTTAGCTCAGAGATTCCACATTTCATGGATAGTGTATCCTCAATACCAGTTAATAACAAACACCATTGGTTTGGCGTATATGTCAACCTTTATGAGATATTTTAACAGCTTAGAGGGTGGGGCGTTTGGAGTGTGAAATATAGAAAATATTTCAGACTAAACCAAGTCTGGCCTTTTCAAGGTTGGCCGCAAGATTTCAAAGGCGGCAGAACGGCTTTAGGCTTCTATTTCACACTCAGACTAAACATTCGGCAATTGCCATTCAATGTTCTGGAACCTTCCATGACGAGCGCCAATTTCTGGAAGGGCCGTGAAAGGTCTGCAGTTCACCAATAATATATTTCTAGTATTGTCTAGAGCATTTTCAATGAGGTATATAAAGAGGAGAATGGAAGGCTCATCCAGCAGTAACAAGCATCTCTCTGAacacaacacacaacacaAAATGTCTAGCGTCTTCTTTTACGAACCATTCTACGACTTCGACCGCCTCTTTGACGAGGCTTTCGCTCGTCAAGGCGTGCCTAAAAATCAAGTCCAGCAACGAAACGGAGCTGGCGATGGCGCAGTGAGGTCTTTCAGACCAAGGTAAGCATCACCCACTCTCACATTATCTGGATGACTCTAACAAATGTCAAACAGAATGGACCTCCACGAAGACTCTGAGAAGAACCTTGTAACGGCTACATTTGAACTTCCTGGACTTGTCAAGGACAATGTGAACATTGATGTTCACAACAATCGCCTGACTGTCTCTGCTGAATCAAAGCAAGACAAGGAATTCCAGGAGAATGGATATGCCGTGCGCGAGAGACAGTTTGGCAAGTTCTCTCGTACTCTCCAGCTCCCCGCTGGTGTCAAGGTTGGTAGAATATTTGCATGAATCTTAGGATTTATAACTTATCTGAATTTGTACAGAGCGAGGAGATTAAAGCCAACATGGAGAACGGTATTCTCACTGTGACGTTCCCGAAATCCGCACCGGAGCTTGCACCAAAGAAAATTACCATTGCCTAAATGGCGTCCACCAACTGTATCCATTCGAACTCATACCCCGTTTTCATGCTGTGTATTTGTAATGAAGTTGTAATTTGTAGTATCTTGTAATATAATTCACATTACACTCGTACTCCGGAATTTGAATACGAAGCAAAACGTTCAATTCGATATAAGCCACGGCAGAGGAAGCCAATTTGCTATAATGCAACACCAACGATGGATATGCTTCTTGTGTCTTAGAAAAACCTTCTGCGATGCTCACTTTAAAGGCCCCAGTCTCAGCATAGTGCGGATAATTGTGATTCTCTTAATCTTTGCCTGTATTGGTGTACTTGACAACGGAATTAGATTTGCACGGACTGATTCCGCGGTAGTCAATGAGGGTATTGAGGTGATTTTCGAACCTCGATGACTTGCTATTCGCATGTCTTCAGAGCTGTCGTTCATACTCAGAAAAAATATATTAGCACGAATATATTCAAAATCTAGGGAAATACAAAAATGTGATTAAGCGGCCATCATGGCCGCCCTCCTCTTTTCAGAGACTTGGATAAGATATTTGATAGTTTCCCTAGCACTATCCAACAGACTACAGATCAACACCATCCCGTAGAACATAAAGATGACTATACGCACGTGGCAGGACCATCTTTGCCTAAGCTCTGGCCAGCTAACTCTCTGGCCATTCGTGCTTTTTCGAGAGCAGGGTTCAACTTTGGGGGTAGTCGGACCACCAAAGGTTTTCTAGCCTCTTCTTCGGCAGGAGTGAGGAGTTCAAAGCGAGGTTCTGGACGTCCTTTGTCTTCTAGACGTTTTGCACGAACTTTGAGGCGCAGTTTCATGCCCATATGTCCCAACGTGTCGGCCGGGGTTGTGTTGAGGTATTTATCCAAGCCGCCTTTCTATAAAGCCACGTTTGAATGATCAAGTCAGGGATTCTTGGTTTGAGAGAGCATTTAAAAGCAGGGCACACCGTCTTTATCGTCTTGAGCGCTCTCGTCGTCAACTTCATACGAACATTCTCTCCCAGTATCTccgaatatatgcgcttttgCTGAACGTTAGGCAGCCATGAACGACGCGTTTTGTGTTTCGAGAAAGGGACGTTGTTTCCGTATtgtttcatcttcccatggAAAAGACCATTTTGAGAGCGCTTGAAGGGCTGGGATACGACGTCCCACAAGGCTTTGCTTGGGAACATGTGGCTTGATAGTCGAGTTCCTCCAgtatcgtcgtcgtcgtcagctTCCGACGCGGCGACTCGTTTTTTATTTGTTGTTATTTGGAACAAAATCCGTTGGCCTTTCCGATGGCTCTGATCCGAGTCTTGTCTCTCACTGCATTCGCCAACACAAATTACTATACAATTTTCGATGCCCAACGATCCAACGTTTTTTTGGAGAACCGTTACAGTTCCCTGCCTATCGATATAAGACGCGTTGACTCAACCTCGACCATTGCCGGG
It contains:
- a CDS encoding Aquaporin-1 — translated: MRENFRWSSISANLGEDIAAAAFEFIGTVFFLLFGLGGIQAAAAAESTIDNAPSTGMISHIMYIATCMGLSLLVSAWLFFRVTGGLFNPNVSLALFLIGVLGPVRFVLYCIAQLVGGIAAAAIVRSLTSAPLGVNTSLTPQINSAQGVFIEMFITAALVIAVLMLAAEKHEATPFAPVGIGLTLFACHLFAVYYTGASMNTARSFGPAVVSGFPVPNHWIYWLGPFLGSILGTGIYALLKHYHYWDLTPHQATGDFEKSPDDPVEGAKRALTGKENRDDVQRDGASEGTSGFGNEERV
- a CDS encoding Acetamidase, with translation MASKHWTELVDEKKKRQTASIPKEWILTNLPSKDTLNVMDFPEKSGLLDAKEVEITNSDVDALLEKLATGKWTAVEVTIAFSKRAIIAHQLVNCLTEIFIERAVARAAELDDHLKRTGRVVGPLHGLPISLKDQVNIKGLESTLGYVSWIGKFADRNAVLADILEACGAVLYVKTNVPQTLMWIETFNHVFGRTLNPHNRSLTAGGSSGGEAALIGKSIRIPAAFNGLYGLSPSQRRVPYAGCVNTSEGQDSVLSVLGPLSNSLSGIKIFMEAVSSQMAWLKDPLVIRKPWNDEEYQLSDHGRGGRLCFAILWHDGVELPHPPIIRALETTKSVLIRAGHNVIDWKPLKHGEIYKTLVDIWAAGAYEDYHTSVLPSGEPLIQNMSTTAERAPFSGPAVRPFVKAESVTAYQLWQVQRRRTELRQEYLDHWNSTAAYTGTGRPVDVIISPCAAHVAPPHGMAKTPSYTMIWNALDYTSLAIPTGLSVDAALDVKKLPHTFFTEQDKANYEFYEVEKFRDAPISIQLIGRNMEEEAIISIGEIVETSLRHFT
- a CDS encoding Small heat shock protein C4, whose amino-acid sequence is MSSVFFYEPFYDFDRFFDEAFSSRQGNSRNQVQQRNSNGQSGIVRSFKPRMDLHEDSEKNLVTATFELPGLVKENVNIDVHDNRLTVAAESKQASEYQENGYAVRERQYGKFSRTLQLPKGIKSEEIKANMENGILTVTFPKSSPELAPKKITIA
- a CDS encoding Aquaporin-2; the protein is MRKDFQRSSLFENLGEDAEAAAFEFVGTVFFLLFGLGGIQAATAESATDNTPSTGVNHVMYVATCMGLSLLVSAWLFFRVTGGLFNPNVSLALFLVGGLGPVRFVLYCIAQMVGGIAAAAIVRSLTAAPLGVNTFLAPGINRAQGVFIEMFITAALVIAVLMLAAEKHHATPFAPVGIGLTMFACHLFAVYYTGAAMNTARSFGPAVVSGFPVPNHWVYWLGPFLGSLLGASIYAILKHYRYWNLVPHQATRDFEKSPGDPVKEVKRVLTGKRKSEDIEQDVASKSTSGFGSEQRV
- a CDS encoding Heat shock protein 16, whose amino-acid sequence is MSSVFFYEPFYDFDRLFDEAFARQGVPKNQVQQRNGAGDGAVRSFRPRMDLHEDSEKNLVTATFELPGLVKDNVNIDVHNNRLTVSAESKQDKEFQENGYAVRERQFGKFSRTLQLPAGVKSEEIKANMENGILTVTFPKSAPELAPKKITIA
- a CDS encoding 54S ribosomal protein L24, mitochondrial, with the translated sequence MFPSKALWDVVSQPFKRSQNGLFHGKMKQYGNNVPFSKHKTRRSWLPNVQQKRIYSEILGENVRMKLTTRALKTIKTKGGLDKYLNTTPADTLGHMGMKLRLKVRAKRLEDKGRPEPRFELLTPAEEEARKPLVVRLPPKLNPALEKARMARELAGQSLGKDGPATARETIKYLIQVSEKRRAAMMAA